The following proteins are encoded in a genomic region of Saccharopolyspora antimicrobica:
- a CDS encoding phosphatidylserine decarboxylase — MSTAKEPKKSPLAHLAGLARDTIPPMHPAGRPFVLGAAAATFLLRRIWRPAGVLGGVLTAWCAWFFREPARTTPSREGLAVAPADGTVSHIEPAVPPAELGLGDEQMIRISAFLTIFDVHVQRIPLAGRIETIAYRPGKFLSADLDKASEDNERNSMVIRGADGTRVAVVQIAGLVARRIVCSVAEGDELPAGRTYGLIRFGSRVDLYVPAGSRILVEPGQRTIGGETPLAELPQGNS; from the coding sequence ATGAGCACCGCGAAAGAACCGAAGAAGAGCCCGCTGGCCCACCTCGCCGGCCTGGCCCGCGACACCATCCCGCCGATGCACCCGGCCGGCCGTCCGTTCGTGCTCGGCGCCGCCGCCGCGACCTTCCTGCTGCGCCGCATCTGGCGCCCCGCCGGCGTGCTCGGCGGCGTGCTGACCGCCTGGTGCGCGTGGTTCTTCCGCGAACCGGCGCGCACCACGCCCAGCCGCGAAGGCCTCGCGGTGGCCCCGGCCGACGGCACGGTCTCGCACATCGAGCCCGCGGTGCCGCCCGCCGAACTCGGCCTCGGCGACGAGCAGATGATCCGGATCAGCGCGTTCCTGACCATCTTCGACGTGCACGTCCAGCGCATCCCGCTGGCCGGGCGGATCGAGACCATCGCCTACCGGCCGGGCAAGTTCCTCTCCGCCGACCTGGACAAGGCCAGCGAGGACAACGAGCGCAACTCGATGGTCATCCGCGGCGCGGACGGCACCCGGGTGGCCGTGGTGCAGATCGCGGGCCTGGTGGCCCGGCGCATCGTCTGCTCGGTCGCCGAGGGCGACGAGCTGCCCGCGGGCCGCACCTACGGGCTGATCCGCTTCGGCTCCCGCGTGGACCTCTACGTGCCCGCGGGCAGCCGGATCCTGGTCGAGCCCGGCCAGCGCACCATCGGCGGCGAGACGCCGCTCGCCGAGCTGCCCCAGGGCAACTCATGA
- a CDS encoding DUF3263 domain-containing protein codes for MAAPAPAPEPEPEPSGELTNRERGVLAFESQWWKRSGAKEQAIRELFDMSPSRYYQVLNALLDSPAAFRADPMLIKRLRKARAARQRERAAQRLGIELH; via the coding sequence GTGGCGGCTCCGGCGCCCGCACCGGAGCCGGAGCCGGAGCCGTCCGGCGAGCTCACGAACCGGGAACGCGGTGTGCTGGCGTTCGAGTCGCAGTGGTGGAAGCGCTCGGGTGCGAAGGAGCAGGCGATCCGGGAGCTGTTCGACATGTCGCCGTCGCGCTACTACCAGGTGCTGAACGCGCTGCTGGACAGTCCTGCAGCTTTTCGGGCTGACCCTATGCTGATCAAACGGCTGCGCAAGGCACGGGCGGCGCGGCAGCGCGAACGGGCCGCTCAACGACTGGGAATCGAGTTGCACTGA
- the pssA gene encoding CDP-diacylglycerol--serine O-phosphatidyltransferase has product MSMRTTPGVRLLPNAITVLAMCAGLSAVQFALTGNLPGAIGSIAVAAVLDGLDGRIARLLDATSKMGAELDSLSDAMSFGVAPALTLYAWQLQDNRLGWVASLIFVACMVLRLARFNTLLEDADQPPYAKEFFVGVPAPAAGLLALLPLIITAHFGHPGWWADQTVVMIWMVLIAALAVSRVPTLSLKTVKVPPRLVAPLLVLVALLAAAIIMFPLISLAIAMVVYLVHVPYAVYRHHWLANHPEAWEAPPRERRAIRRRTGLRPPLRRSVAGAARRVRRRYSHPNGPRRSWRRLELRRDRNDTNR; this is encoded by the coding sequence ATGAGCATGCGGACCACTCCCGGCGTCCGGCTGCTGCCCAACGCGATCACCGTGTTGGCGATGTGCGCCGGGCTGTCCGCGGTCCAGTTCGCGCTCACCGGCAACCTGCCCGGCGCCATCGGGTCCATCGCGGTCGCCGCGGTGCTCGACGGCCTCGACGGGCGGATCGCCCGCCTGCTCGACGCCACCTCCAAGATGGGCGCCGAGCTGGACTCGCTGTCCGACGCGATGTCCTTCGGCGTCGCACCGGCGCTGACGCTCTACGCCTGGCAGCTGCAGGACAACCGGCTCGGCTGGGTGGCCTCGCTGATCTTCGTGGCGTGCATGGTGCTGCGCCTCGCGCGGTTCAACACGCTGCTGGAGGACGCCGACCAGCCGCCGTACGCCAAGGAGTTCTTCGTCGGGGTGCCCGCCCCGGCGGCCGGGCTGCTCGCGCTGCTGCCGCTCATCATCACCGCGCACTTCGGCCACCCGGGCTGGTGGGCGGACCAGACCGTGGTGATGATCTGGATGGTGCTGATCGCCGCGCTCGCCGTCAGCCGGGTCCCCACGCTGTCGCTGAAGACCGTCAAGGTGCCGCCGCGACTGGTCGCGCCGCTGCTGGTGCTGGTGGCGCTGCTGGCCGCCGCGATCATCATGTTCCCGCTGATCTCGCTGGCCATCGCCATGGTGGTCTACCTGGTGCACGTGCCCTACGCGGTCTACCGGCACCACTGGCTGGCCAACCACCCGGAGGCCTGGGAGGCACCGCCGCGCGAGCGGCGGGCGATCCGCCGTCGCACCGGACTCCGCCCGCCCCTGCGCCGCAGCGTGGCGGGTGCGGCGCGGCGCGTGCGACGCCGCTACAGCCACCCGAACGGCCCCCGCCGCAGCTGGCGGCGCCTGGAGCTTCGCCGCGACCGCAACGACACCAACCGCTGA
- a CDS encoding AAA family ATPase: MSSITLTARVSPSAKDARRGVVRLHPEVLDALGLRPWNAVQLTGARVTVALAAAAAVGSPTGVVLLDDVALMNLGLAEGAEVGVAPVQVSAAQRVVIAGSRIARATVAPETLRLALTGKVFGTGDSVSLLPQDVAPTTTGNAVEVRRKLSTAIGMTWTNELITIAATEPAGAVAVRPSTVVEWRDGGSPEPAAAPVAAPPAPVEQPSEPVVPVADLVGSRDTAKRLGEWLRLAFDQPDLLRRLGAEPHLGVLLSGPSGVGKATLARAVTADIGAELVELSAPSVAALEPGAAAKRLQDAINRATSAQGNRVLLLTDVESLLPGTEPPPLATVALDAIRAAIGSDRLAVVVTSSQPQSIDPRLREPGLVDRELTLGLPDDATRTDLLRVLLRNAPLADDVQLAEIAERAPGFVVADLVALCREAAVGAALRHRDDTADPRIRQQDLVDALASVRPISMSTSDNLQTGGLTLDDVGDMTEVKQSLTETVLWPLQYPDSFTRLGVAPPRGVLLYGPPGCGKTFLVRALAGSGRLNVLAVKGAELMDKWVGESERAVRELFLRAANAAPALVFLDEVDALAPRRGQSSDSGVADRVVAALLTELDGVEPMRDVVVLGATNRPELVDPALLRPGRLERLVYVPPPDAEAREAILRAAARNTPLASDVDIPALAADLDGYSAADCAALIREAALTAMRESLAAAEVSATHLTTARQAVRPSLDPAQLASLESYAHSHRT; the protein is encoded by the coding sequence GTGTCGTCGATAACGCTGACCGCTCGGGTTTCGCCCTCCGCCAAAGACGCTCGGCGCGGGGTGGTGCGGTTGCACCCCGAAGTGCTCGATGCGCTGGGGCTGCGGCCGTGGAACGCCGTGCAGCTCACCGGGGCGCGGGTGACCGTGGCGCTCGCCGCCGCTGCCGCGGTCGGCAGCCCGACCGGTGTGGTGCTGCTCGACGACGTCGCGCTCATGAACCTCGGGCTGGCCGAAGGAGCCGAGGTCGGCGTCGCTCCGGTGCAGGTCAGCGCGGCCCAGCGGGTGGTCATCGCCGGTTCGCGGATCGCACGGGCCACCGTCGCTCCCGAGACGCTGCGGCTGGCGCTGACCGGCAAGGTCTTCGGCACCGGCGACTCGGTCTCGCTGCTGCCGCAGGACGTGGCGCCCACGACCACCGGCAACGCCGTCGAGGTGCGCCGCAAGCTGTCCACCGCCATCGGCATGACCTGGACCAACGAGCTGATCACCATCGCCGCCACCGAACCGGCGGGCGCGGTCGCCGTACGTCCGTCCACAGTGGTCGAATGGCGGGACGGCGGCAGTCCGGAGCCCGCCGCCGCACCGGTCGCGGCACCGCCCGCACCGGTGGAGCAACCGAGCGAACCGGTGGTCCCGGTCGCCGATCTGGTCGGCTCCCGCGACACCGCCAAGCGGCTCGGCGAGTGGCTGCGCCTGGCCTTCGACCAGCCCGACCTGCTGCGCCGCCTCGGCGCCGAACCGCACCTGGGCGTGCTGCTCAGCGGGCCCTCCGGGGTCGGCAAGGCGACGCTGGCCCGCGCGGTCACCGCCGACATCGGCGCCGAGCTGGTCGAGCTGTCCGCGCCGAGCGTCGCAGCGCTCGAACCGGGCGCCGCCGCGAAGCGCCTGCAGGACGCGATCAACCGCGCCACCAGCGCCCAGGGCAACCGCGTGCTGCTGCTGACCGACGTGGAGAGTCTGCTGCCGGGCACCGAACCGCCGCCGCTGGCCACCGTGGCGCTGGACGCGATCCGCGCCGCGATCGGCTCCGACCGGCTCGCCGTGGTCGTCACCAGCTCCCAGCCGCAGTCCATCGACCCTCGGCTGCGCGAACCGGGCCTGGTCGACCGGGAGCTCACGCTCGGCCTCCCGGACGACGCCACCCGCACCGACCTGCTGCGGGTGCTGCTGCGCAACGCGCCGCTGGCCGACGACGTGCAGCTGGCCGAGATCGCCGAGCGCGCCCCGGGGTTCGTCGTCGCCGACCTCGTCGCGCTGTGCCGCGAAGCCGCCGTCGGAGCCGCCCTGCGGCACCGGGACGACACCGCCGACCCGCGCATCCGCCAGCAGGACCTGGTCGACGCGCTGGCCTCGGTGCGGCCGATCTCGATGTCCACATCGGACAACCTGCAGACCGGTGGGCTGACGCTGGACGACGTCGGCGACATGACCGAGGTGAAGCAGTCGCTCACCGAGACGGTGCTCTGGCCGCTGCAGTACCCGGACTCGTTCACCCGGCTCGGCGTGGCGCCGCCGCGCGGCGTGCTGCTGTACGGGCCGCCGGGCTGCGGCAAGACGTTCCTGGTCCGCGCGCTGGCGGGCAGCGGACGGCTGAACGTGCTGGCCGTCAAGGGCGCGGAGCTGATGGACAAGTGGGTCGGCGAGTCCGAACGCGCCGTCCGCGAGCTGTTCCTGCGCGCCGCCAACGCCGCTCCGGCGCTGGTGTTCCTTGACGAGGTGGACGCGCTGGCGCCCCGCCGCGGCCAGTCCTCGGACTCCGGCGTGGCCGACCGCGTGGTGGCCGCGCTGCTGACCGAGCTCGACGGCGTGGAGCCGATGCGCGACGTGGTGGTGCTCGGCGCGACGAACCGCCCGGAGCTGGTCGACCCGGCCCTGCTGCGCCCCGGCCGACTGGAGCGCCTCGTCTACGTGCCGCCGCCGGACGCGGAAGCGCGCGAGGCGATCCTGCGAGCCGCGGCGAGGAACACGCCGCTGGCGTCCGATGTGGACATCCCGGCCCTGGCGGCCGACCTGGACGGCTACTCAGCGGCCGACTGCGCTGCCCTGATCCGGGAGGCGGCCCTCACGGCGATGCGCGAATCCCTCGCCGCGGCCGAGGTCTCGGCAACCCACCTCACCACGGCCCGCCAAGCGGTCCGCCCCTCCCTGGACCCGGCCCAACTCGCATCCCTGGAGTCCTACGCCCACTCCCACCGCACCTGA
- a CDS encoding TIGR00266 family protein has protein sequence MQVRTRHTPSFGVARLMLAPGEPVQVESGAMLATSYGITVDARAQGGFLKSLARAALGGESFFVSTFTAPQQGGWVDVAPNLPGDLNVLELDGRVGWCITKGCWLASASTVQLDTQWGGFKNLFGGEGGFMTHAAGQGPMVVSCYGALDVVTLQPGEYVTIDTGHVVAYADTVQSRLRQMSQGAMQSLKSGEGLVFDFAGPGQILTQTRNPRGLVSWLQANGLGARS, from the coding sequence GTGCAGGTTCGGACCCGCCACACGCCGTCCTTCGGGGTGGCCAGGTTGATGCTGGCGCCGGGCGAACCGGTGCAGGTCGAGAGCGGCGCGATGCTCGCGACCAGCTACGGGATCACCGTCGACGCCCGTGCTCAGGGCGGCTTCCTGAAGTCGCTGGCCCGCGCTGCGCTGGGTGGCGAGTCGTTCTTCGTGTCCACCTTCACCGCGCCGCAGCAGGGCGGCTGGGTGGACGTGGCGCCGAACCTGCCCGGCGACCTCAACGTGCTCGAACTCGACGGGCGGGTCGGCTGGTGCATCACCAAGGGCTGCTGGCTGGCCTCGGCGAGCACCGTGCAGCTGGACACGCAGTGGGGCGGGTTCAAGAACCTCTTCGGCGGCGAGGGCGGGTTCATGACGCACGCCGCGGGCCAGGGCCCGATGGTGGTCTCCTGCTACGGCGCGCTCGACGTGGTGACCCTGCAGCCCGGTGAGTACGTCACGATCGATACCGGTCACGTGGTGGCTTATGCCGATACGGTGCAGAGCCGTTTGCGGCAGATGAGCCAGGGCGCGATGCAGTCGCTCAAGAGCGGTGAGGGCCTGGTCTTCGATTTCGCCGGGCCGGGGCAGATCCTGACTCAAACTCGCAATCCGCGGGGACTCGTCAGCTGGCTCCAGGCAAATGGTCTCGGAGCCCGCTCCTGA
- the moeA gene encoding molybdopterin molybdotransferase MoeA: MADDRGVPNGTGTPDLTAVADHQAKVAALLQPTPVLVKPLADCLGHALAEDLVAPISLPPFDNSAMDGYAVRSVDLVDASPERPVELPVQEDIPAGRIDVPPLQPGTAHRIMTGAQMPPGADAVIPVERTDRGTEHVRAFASVQPGAHVRRAGEDVTAGATVLTAGTTLAAAQLGVAAAIGAAELPVHRPVRVLVLSTGSELVEPGTALQPGQIYESNGLMLAAAVREAGGEATLLRFVPDDVDAFHQALAPHLASTDLLITSGGVSAGAYEVVKDALTGEGVEFTKVAMQPGMPQGCGRYRGGMAVVTLPGNPVSSMVSFEVFVRPALLAAAGHRTTRRPVRRAVLTEPLTAPTDRRQYRRGRFDPATGTVGLQGAPGSHLLAGLAQANCLLEIPEGVTELAAESTVDVMLLD; this comes from the coding sequence ATGGCCGATGATCGGGGCGTGCCGAACGGAACCGGAACACCCGATCTGACCGCGGTCGCCGACCACCAGGCGAAAGTCGCGGCGCTGCTGCAGCCGACCCCGGTGCTGGTCAAGCCGCTGGCGGACTGCCTGGGGCACGCGCTGGCCGAGGACCTGGTCGCGCCGATCTCGCTGCCGCCGTTCGACAACTCCGCGATGGACGGTTACGCGGTCCGCTCGGTGGACCTGGTCGACGCGAGCCCGGAGCGGCCGGTGGAGCTCCCGGTCCAGGAGGACATCCCGGCCGGCCGGATCGACGTGCCGCCGCTGCAGCCCGGCACCGCGCACCGGATCATGACCGGCGCGCAGATGCCGCCGGGCGCGGACGCGGTGATCCCGGTGGAACGCACCGACCGCGGCACCGAGCACGTGCGGGCGTTCGCCTCGGTGCAGCCGGGAGCGCACGTGCGCCGGGCGGGCGAGGACGTCACCGCTGGCGCGACGGTGCTCACCGCAGGCACCACTCTCGCAGCCGCTCAGCTCGGCGTCGCCGCGGCGATCGGCGCCGCGGAGCTGCCCGTGCACCGCCCGGTGCGGGTGCTCGTGCTGTCCACCGGCTCGGAGCTGGTGGAGCCCGGCACGGCGTTGCAGCCCGGGCAGATCTACGAGTCCAACGGCCTGATGCTCGCCGCCGCGGTGCGCGAGGCCGGCGGCGAGGCGACGCTGCTGCGGTTCGTGCCCGACGACGTCGACGCCTTCCACCAGGCGCTCGCCCCGCACCTGGCGAGCACCGACCTGCTGATCACCTCCGGCGGGGTGAGCGCGGGTGCGTACGAGGTGGTCAAGGACGCGCTGACCGGCGAGGGCGTCGAGTTCACCAAGGTCGCGATGCAACCGGGCATGCCGCAGGGCTGCGGGCGCTACCGCGGCGGGATGGCCGTGGTGACGCTGCCGGGCAACCCGGTCAGCTCGATGGTGTCGTTCGAGGTCTTCGTGCGCCCCGCGCTGCTCGCCGCCGCCGGGCACCGGACCACGCGGCGGCCGGTGCGCCGGGCGGTGCTGACCGAACCGCTCACCGCGCCCACCGACCGGCGGCAGTACCGGCGCGGCCGGTTCGATCCGGCCACCGGCACCGTCGGCCTGCAGGGCGCGCCCGGTTCGCACCTGCTCGCCGGGCTCGCGCAGGCGAACTGCCTGCTGGAAATCCCCGAGGGCGTCACCGAACTCGCCGCGGAGTCCACAGTGGACGTGATGCTGCTGGATTGA
- a CDS encoding LytR C-terminal domain-containing protein — MTSGESAGPAKAKLIGFGLIGAGVIAGAIGIATLVSGGDAPNSAQPLPPEPGNYPAKSSLVQQPPPPAATEPVQQPENPPAPLPSPEEQSSQQVPPPQQQRPDSPGGSGQQAEVVVVRVYNNSTISGLAHRAAEDFRRTGYDVPEVGNYSAGLIPTTTVYFRPGTPEEAQAKQLAARFGARVEPRFDGIQDATPGLIAIITNDYKGPIDAK, encoded by the coding sequence ATGACTTCAGGGGAATCCGCCGGACCCGCCAAGGCCAAGCTCATCGGCTTCGGGCTGATCGGGGCCGGTGTGATCGCGGGCGCCATCGGCATCGCCACGCTGGTCTCCGGCGGCGACGCGCCGAACTCCGCCCAACCGCTGCCCCCCGAACCGGGGAACTACCCGGCCAAGTCGTCGCTGGTGCAGCAGCCCCCGCCGCCGGCCGCCACCGAGCCGGTCCAGCAGCCCGAGAACCCGCCTGCACCGCTGCCCTCACCGGAGGAGCAGAGCAGCCAGCAGGTGCCTCCGCCGCAGCAGCAGCGACCCGACTCGCCGGGCGGTTCCGGCCAGCAGGCCGAGGTGGTCGTGGTGCGGGTCTACAACAACAGCACTATCAGCGGGCTGGCGCACCGCGCCGCGGAGGACTTCCGCCGCACCGGCTACGACGTGCCGGAGGTGGGCAACTACTCGGCGGGCCTCATCCCGACGACGACGGTCTACTTCCGCCCGGGCACCCCGGAGGAGGCCCAGGCCAAGCAGCTCGCGGCCCGCTTCGGCGCCCGCGTTGAGCCCCGCTTCGACGGCATCCAGGACGCGACCCCGGGCCTGATCGCCATCATCACCAACGACTACAAGGGCCCGATCGACGCCAAGTAA
- a CDS encoding M48 family metallopeptidase, producing MRGPWRAALALALHIAFFVAPIALVLGLLSIAVVTFRYDRTSGLKAAAAALVVGALFAVGLRAVLRSRVRARGVLLDRSEQPQLWRMANSIAASAEAPEPDEIRITSEPVVVVREDTALLGLRTRTRYLELGLPLLAALNVSELRAAMAREIGRLTGRNRLTVLAYRTSASVERTAAGLTGGPTKWLFNGYARAFTAVAATTAQDLELAADAVAVREAGTRTAVLALRKVVAVEIGWREYAEEYLSMATAIGHAPDVLVGFRNFMAHPARKPRLAERAKQTIAEEPRTRRRIEAMKRIKTGDREVDERPAFAVLKNPRKSVPALEERLLVDGLDQRLPWPELAQRAGAAHVAEQAALLSSAVEQSGLPIEPSIAGVLAAIHRGQGRDLINPVLNPGLSPELIDQAAEDTLVDLLGCVVVDALVCARRAHHELDWGGPPPVRLANGQPLDADRLVRPAVVDPRLIPGLHRALVNLGVPLNHARRPAAEPEPELAGIVSPVQCAGSSYDLLVTDRGLVLLPSSASTTKRLLAGTLARFREAELEQLGELAATPVGELRERSGAQWVDSRDVASARLDQDRAGWSLSLELYLDEYAVSDLDDGLVRGDEDGASELVLRSSADGVEHGDPYRGLGELMGARMNVEEPIAAIE from the coding sequence GTGCGTGGCCCCTGGCGCGCCGCCCTAGCACTGGCGCTGCACATCGCCTTCTTCGTCGCCCCGATCGCGCTGGTCCTCGGCCTGCTCTCGATCGCTGTCGTCACCTTCCGCTACGACCGGACCAGCGGGCTCAAAGCCGCCGCGGCGGCGCTGGTCGTCGGCGCCCTGTTCGCGGTCGGCCTGCGCGCCGTGCTGCGCTCGCGGGTGCGAGCCCGCGGTGTGCTGCTGGACCGCTCGGAGCAACCCCAGCTGTGGCGGATGGCGAACTCCATCGCCGCCTCGGCCGAAGCCCCCGAGCCCGACGAGATCCGGATCACCTCCGAGCCGGTGGTGGTGGTCCGCGAGGACACCGCGCTGCTCGGCCTGCGCACCCGCACCCGGTACCTGGAGCTCGGGCTGCCGCTGCTGGCGGCGCTCAACGTCAGCGAGCTGCGGGCCGCGATGGCCCGCGAGATCGGCCGCCTGACCGGGCGCAACCGGCTCACCGTGCTCGCCTACCGCACGTCGGCCAGCGTCGAGCGCACCGCGGCCGGGCTCACCGGCGGGCCGACCAAGTGGCTGTTCAACGGGTACGCGCGGGCGTTCACCGCGGTCGCCGCCACCACCGCGCAAGACCTGGAGCTGGCCGCCGACGCGGTCGCCGTCCGGGAGGCCGGGACCCGCACCGCGGTGCTCGCGCTGCGCAAGGTGGTGGCCGTCGAGATCGGCTGGCGCGAGTACGCCGAGGAGTACCTGAGCATGGCCACCGCGATCGGCCACGCCCCGGACGTGCTGGTGGGCTTCCGCAACTTCATGGCCCACCCGGCGCGCAAGCCGCGGCTGGCCGAACGGGCCAAGCAGACCATCGCCGAGGAGCCGCGCACCCGCAGGCGCATCGAGGCGATGAAGCGGATCAAGACCGGCGACCGCGAGGTCGACGAGCGGCCCGCGTTCGCCGTGCTGAAGAACCCGCGCAAGAGCGTGCCCGCACTGGAGGAGCGGCTGCTGGTCGACGGCCTCGACCAGCGGCTGCCGTGGCCAGAGCTGGCGCAGCGGGCCGGTGCCGCGCACGTCGCCGAGCAGGCCGCGCTGCTCAGCTCCGCGGTGGAGCAGAGCGGGCTGCCGATCGAGCCGTCCATCGCCGGGGTGCTGGCGGCCATCCACCGCGGCCAGGGCCGCGATCTGATCAACCCGGTGCTCAACCCCGGGCTGAGCCCGGAGCTCATCGACCAGGCCGCCGAGGACACCCTCGTCGACCTGCTCGGCTGCGTCGTGGTGGACGCGCTGGTCTGCGCGCGCCGCGCGCACCACGAGCTGGACTGGGGCGGCCCGCCGCCGGTCCGGCTGGCCAACGGCCAACCGCTGGACGCCGACCGGCTGGTGCGGCCCGCGGTCGTCGACCCCCGGCTGATCCCCGGCCTGCACCGCGCGCTGGTCAACCTGGGCGTGCCGCTGAACCACGCGCGCCGCCCGGCGGCCGAGCCGGAGCCGGAGCTGGCCGGCATCGTCAGCCCGGTGCAGTGCGCGGGCAGCAGCTACGACCTGCTGGTCACCGACCGCGGGCTGGTGCTGCTGCCCAGCTCGGCGAGCACCACCAAGCGGCTGCTGGCCGGCACCCTGGCCCGGTTCCGCGAGGCGGAGCTGGAGCAGCTCGGCGAGCTGGCCGCGACGCCGGTCGGCGAGCTCCGCGAGCGCTCCGGCGCGCAGTGGGTGGACAGCCGCGACGTGGCCAGCGCCCGGCTCGACCAGGACCGCGCGGGCTGGTCGCTGTCGCTGGAGCTGTACCTCGACGAGTACGCGGTGTCCGACCTGGACGACGGTCTGGTGCGCGGCGACGAGGACGGCGCGTCCGAGCTGGTGCTGCGCAGCAGCGCCGACGGAGTGGAGCACGGCGACCCGTACCGGGGGCTCGGCGAGCTGATGGGCGCGCGAATGAACGTCGAAGAACCGATTGCGGCTATCGAGTGA